A stretch of Leisingera sp. S132 DNA encodes these proteins:
- a CDS encoding NAD(P)-binding domain-containing protein: MTKKRIAIIGAGPSGLAQLRAFQSAANKGEEIPEIVCFEKQDDWGGLWNYTWRTGLDENGEPVHCSMYRYLWSNGPKEGLEFADYSFEEHFGKQIASYPPRAVLFDYIEGRVKKADVRKWVRFSSPIRWVEYNEDKGNFTVTVHDHTKDSTYKEEFDHVICASGHFSTPNVPFYPGFDTFNGRVLHAHDFRDAREFAGKDILILGASYSAEDIGSQCWKYGAKSITTSYRNEPMGFKWPDNWDEVPALESVEGNTATFVNGTQKEVDAIILCTGYKHFFNFLPDDLRLKTANRLATADLYKGVVYAHNPKMFYLGMQDQWFTFNMFDAQAWWVRDAIMGKIEIPSDKAALLADVKEREAREEASPDVKYAIKYQGDYVLELIEETDYPTFDVAGACQAFYEWKGHKAQDIMAFRNNSYKSVITGTMAPVHHTPWKDALDDSLDAYLQN, from the coding sequence ATGACCAAGAAACGTATTGCCATTATCGGCGCCGGCCCCTCGGGCCTGGCCCAGCTGCGCGCCTTCCAATCCGCAGCCAACAAGGGCGAGGAGATCCCGGAAATCGTCTGCTTTGAGAAGCAGGACGACTGGGGCGGCCTGTGGAACTACACCTGGCGCACCGGCCTGGACGAGAACGGCGAGCCGGTGCACTGCTCGATGTACCGCTACCTGTGGTCCAACGGCCCCAAGGAGGGTCTGGAATTTGCCGACTATTCGTTTGAGGAGCATTTCGGCAAGCAGATCGCCTCCTACCCGCCGCGCGCCGTGCTGTTCGATTACATCGAAGGCCGGGTGAAGAAGGCGGATGTGCGCAAGTGGGTCCGTTTCAGCTCCCCGATCCGCTGGGTCGAATACAACGAGGACAAGGGCAACTTCACCGTCACCGTGCATGACCACACCAAGGACAGCACCTACAAGGAAGAATTCGACCACGTGATCTGCGCCTCGGGCCATTTCTCGACCCCGAATGTGCCGTTTTACCCCGGCTTCGACACCTTCAACGGCCGCGTTCTGCACGCCCATGACTTCCGCGATGCCCGCGAATTTGCCGGCAAGGACATCCTGATCCTCGGCGCCTCCTACTCCGCCGAAGACATCGGCTCCCAGTGCTGGAAATACGGCGCCAAGTCGATCACGACCTCCTACCGGAATGAGCCGATGGGCTTTAAATGGCCGGACAACTGGGACGAGGTTCCGGCCCTGGAAAGCGTCGAGGGCAACACCGCCACCTTCGTTAACGGCACCCAAAAAGAGGTCGACGCGATCATCCTTTGCACCGGCTACAAACACTTCTTTAACTTCCTGCCGGACGATCTGCGCCTGAAGACCGCCAACCGCCTCGCCACCGCCGACCTCTACAAGGGCGTCGTATATGCCCATAACCCCAAGATGTTCTACCTGGGCATGCAGGACCAGTGGTTCACCTTCAACATGTTCGACGCCCAGGCCTGGTGGGTCCGCGACGCGATCATGGGCAAGATCGAAATCCCCTCGGACAAGGCAGCGCTGCTGGCCGACGTGAAGGAGCGCGAAGCGCGCGAGGAAGCCTCGCCCGACGTCAAATACGCGATCAAGTACCAGGGCGACTACGTGCTGGAACTGATCGAGGAGACTGACTACCCGACCTTCGACGTGGCTGGCGCCTGCCAGGCCTTCTATGAATGGAAGGGGCACAAGGCCCAGGATATCATGGCCTTCCGCAACAACTCCTATAAATCAGTGATCACCGGCACCATGGCCCCCGTCCACCACACCCCGTGGAAGGACGCCCTGGACGACTCGCTGGACGCATATCTGCAAAACTAG
- a CDS encoding FadR/GntR family transcriptional regulator — protein MSSAEDTTSQILTTHSVGATVQVVIDTLFARIKSGTYPVDTRLPSERTLASELGVARNTVREALDVLAAQNVIHRRAGSGSFVKFRSDPKPEAASYSSLANEVSPLDHLVVRGILEPEMVRLAVINMTPRQIEELDQILSRVEAVRTDPGDFIDAEEDLYRKIAEGTGNPLLHSCYELTIEACRLSYRTALRRRHLTPQRIQDYQKRYNTLFNAIASRDVESAVEFIKLHLIDEQKLLLQEV, from the coding sequence ATGAGCTCAGCGGAAGACACCACCTCGCAGATCCTGACCACCCACTCCGTCGGCGCCACCGTGCAGGTGGTGATCGACACGCTCTTTGCCCGGATCAAATCCGGGACTTACCCGGTGGATACACGGCTGCCCTCCGAACGCACGCTGGCATCCGAACTGGGGGTGGCCCGCAACACCGTGCGGGAGGCCCTGGATGTCCTGGCCGCCCAGAATGTCATACACCGCCGCGCCGGTTCCGGCAGTTTTGTGAAATTCCGTTCCGACCCCAAGCCCGAAGCGGCCTCCTACAGCTCGCTGGCGAACGAAGTCTCGCCGCTCGACCACCTGGTGGTGCGCGGCATTCTGGAACCGGAGATGGTGCGGCTGGCCGTGATCAACATGACCCCGCGCCAGATCGAGGAACTGGACCAGATCCTGTCGCGGGTGGAGGCCGTGCGCACCGATCCCGGCGACTTCATTGATGCGGAGGAGGACCTCTACCGCAAGATCGCCGAGGGCACCGGCAATCCTCTGCTGCACTCCTGCTATGAGCTGACGATAGAGGCCTGCCGCCTGTCTTACCGCACCGCGCTGCGCCGCCGCCACCTGACGCCGCAGCGGATCCAGGACTACCAGAAGCGCTATAACACGCTGTTCAATGCCATCGCCTCACGCGATGTGGAATCGGCGGTGGAGTTCATCAAGCTGCACCTGATCGACGAGCAGAAGCTGCTGCTGCAGGAGGTCTGA
- a CDS encoding XRE family transcriptional regulator yields MAKLKDDSDAVAHNLSQDPHRVRDGAEKVLEVAIGREVRSFRRQQGITVADLANLTGLSIGMLSKIENGNTSPSLTTLQLLANALSVPITSFFRRFEESREAVHTKSGEGAETERAGTRAGHQYQLLGHLGANASGVMVEPYMITLTEESDVFPTFQHDGVEMLYMLEGEVDYRHGDKVFPLKPGDTLFFDADAPHGPEELVKLPARYLSVISYPQSS; encoded by the coding sequence GTGGCTAAACTCAAAGACGATAGTGACGCAGTGGCTCATAACCTTTCCCAAGACCCGCACCGGGTCCGCGATGGTGCAGAAAAAGTTCTGGAAGTGGCGATTGGCCGCGAGGTGCGGTCGTTCCGGCGGCAGCAGGGGATCACGGTTGCGGATCTGGCCAATCTGACCGGGCTGTCGATCGGCATGCTGTCGAAGATCGAGAATGGCAACACCTCGCCGTCGCTGACCACTTTGCAGCTGCTCGCCAATGCGCTGAGCGTGCCGATCACGTCGTTCTTCCGCCGCTTCGAGGAGAGCCGCGAGGCGGTGCACACCAAATCCGGTGAAGGTGCGGAGACCGAGCGCGCGGGCACGCGGGCCGGGCATCAGTACCAGCTGCTGGGGCATCTGGGCGCCAATGCTTCCGGTGTGATGGTGGAGCCTTACATGATCACCCTGACCGAAGAGTCGGATGTGTTCCCGACTTTCCAGCATGACGGGGTGGAGATGCTCTATATGCTGGAGGGCGAGGTGGACTACCGTCACGGCGACAAGGTGTTTCCGCTGAAGCCGGGGGATACGCTGTTTTTCGACGCGGATGCGCCGCACGGGCCGGAGGAGCTGGTCAAACTGCCGGCGCGCTATCTGTCGGTTATTTCCTACCCGCAATCAAGCTGA
- a CDS encoding sarcosine oxidase subunit gamma, protein MGKFDNHGLKAISPLGGHEPRVDVFTGLQIREVTDRALASLSARQGSEDAVKSAAASYLGGALPEPAGWTERGVFAAWWMGPDLWMVSAPHDSHELMAADLKQAVGEAGSVVEQTDGWCRFDMEGPRCFDVLERLCNANVRAGKAGEATRTSMEHLGVFLLCQTPGQGYSIIGPRSSASSLHHALVVAAQSVI, encoded by the coding sequence GTGGGTAAGTTTGATAATCATGGGCTCAAAGCCATCTCTCCGCTGGGCGGGCATGAGCCGCGGGTGGATGTCTTCACCGGTCTCCAGATCCGGGAGGTCACCGACCGGGCGCTGGCTTCGCTATCTGCACGCCAAGGCAGCGAAGATGCGGTGAAATCTGCGGCTGCGTCCTATTTGGGCGGGGCGTTGCCGGAACCTGCAGGCTGGACTGAGCGCGGTGTGTTCGCTGCTTGGTGGATGGGGCCGGACCTGTGGATGGTCTCTGCCCCGCATGACAGCCACGAACTGATGGCGGCGGATCTGAAGCAGGCCGTGGGCGAGGCGGGTTCTGTTGTGGAGCAGACCGACGGCTGGTGCCGCTTCGACATGGAGGGCCCGCGCTGCTTTGATGTGCTGGAACGGCTGTGCAACGCCAATGTCCGTGCGGGCAAGGCGGGCGAGGCTACCCGGACCTCGATGGAGCATCTGGGTGTGTTCCTGCTGTGCCAGACCCCCGGGCAGGGCTATTCGATCATTGGCCCGCGGTCCTCTGCCAGCTCGCTGCATCACGCGCTGGTGGTGGCGGCGCAATCGGTGATCTGA
- a CDS encoding aminomethyltransferase family protein, with protein sequence MAIIWRTSALAQRHKEIGGELEDWNGMGTAWFYDHTPERAKADYEAVRTKAGLMDVSGLKKVHVVGEHAAQVIDRVTTRNVEKIMPGRSTYASILNEQGKFVDDCIIYRLSVNSWMVVHGTGTGMEQLSTVAAGKNCSVVFDDNLHDMSLQGPVAVDFLAEYVPGIRDLAYFGIIQTKLFGCPVMISRTGYTGERGYEIFCQAKDAVHLWDSILDKGKGLGIVPVQFSTLDLLRTESYLLFYPGDNSETYPFDDEPCGDTLWELGLEFTVSPGKTGFIGAENHYAAEGKERFKIYGVMLEGKTPADEGADLLQNGEKVGVVTYGMYSEVNNHNVGIARMPVACAKPGTKLTVRNGDGTEIAATAEEMPFYDKDKSIRTAKG encoded by the coding sequence ATGGCCATCATCTGGCGGACTTCAGCACTGGCCCAGCGCCACAAGGAAATCGGCGGCGAGCTGGAAGATTGGAACGGCATGGGAACCGCCTGGTTCTATGACCACACCCCCGAGCGCGCCAAGGCCGACTATGAGGCGGTCCGCACCAAGGCAGGCCTCATGGACGTGTCCGGCCTCAAGAAAGTCCACGTCGTGGGCGAGCACGCCGCCCAGGTCATCGACCGGGTCACCACCCGCAACGTCGAAAAGATCATGCCGGGCCGCTCCACCTATGCCTCGATCCTGAATGAACAGGGCAAATTCGTGGACGACTGCATCATCTACCGCCTGTCGGTGAACAGCTGGATGGTGGTCCACGGCACCGGCACCGGCATGGAGCAGCTCAGCACCGTCGCCGCCGGCAAGAATTGCTCGGTTGTGTTCGACGACAACCTGCACGACATGTCGCTGCAAGGCCCCGTCGCCGTGGACTTTCTGGCCGAGTATGTGCCCGGCATCCGCGACCTGGCCTATTTCGGTATCATCCAGACCAAGCTTTTCGGCTGCCCGGTGATGATCTCGCGCACCGGATATACCGGTGAGCGCGGCTATGAGATCTTCTGCCAGGCCAAGGACGCGGTGCACCTCTGGGACAGCATTCTGGACAAGGGCAAGGGCCTGGGCATTGTTCCCGTGCAGTTCTCCACCCTCGACCTGCTGCGCACCGAAAGCTACCTGCTGTTCTACCCGGGCGACAACTCCGAGACCTACCCGTTCGACGATGAGCCCTGCGGCGACACCCTGTGGGAACTGGGCCTCGAGTTCACCGTCTCCCCCGGCAAGACCGGCTTCATCGGCGCCGAGAACCACTATGCCGCCGAAGGCAAGGAGCGCTTCAAGATCTATGGCGTCATGCTGGAGGGCAAGACCCCCGCGGACGAAGGCGCGGACCTCTTGCAGAACGGCGAGAAGGTCGGCGTGGTCACCTACGGCATGTACTCCGAGGTGAACAACCACAACGTGGGCATTGCCCGGATGCCGGTCGCCTGCGCCAAGCCAGGCACCAAGCTGACCGTCCGCAACGGCGACGGCACCGAGATCGCCGCCACCGCCGAAGAGATGCCCTTCTACGACAAGGACAAATCGATCCGCACCGCAAAGGGCTGA
- a CDS encoding PDR/VanB family oxidoreductase: MSAGTAKLNVTVAEVKPINDLVTRFKFVRTGGGDLPTFSGGAHTVVEMQDGGITRLNAYSLMSNPADRGAYTISVRRDDQGRGGSRFMHSQVKEGMEMVISNPVNLFSLDLRAKKHLMLAGGIGITPFMAQMHQLSMMDGNFELHYSVRTASLGTYAKELSERYPGKVHIYHDDQKEAIDLKTLLANQPLGTHVYVCGPKGMINWVHSTAGEMGWPREAVHSEEFLAPASGKPFEVKCAVSNKIVQVGEHQSLLEALEAAGIDAPYLCRGGACGQCETNVIGYDGKFLHYDHWLTDEQKAGGKHIMPCVSRFEGKTLVLDR, translated from the coding sequence ATGAGTGCTGGCACCGCAAAACTGAATGTCACCGTGGCCGAGGTCAAACCGATCAACGACCTGGTCACCCGTTTCAAATTCGTCCGCACCGGCGGCGGCGACCTGCCCACCTTCTCGGGCGGGGCGCATACCGTGGTCGAGATGCAGGACGGCGGTATCACCCGCCTGAACGCCTATTCGCTGATGTCCAACCCGGCCGACCGCGGCGCCTACACTATCTCGGTGCGGCGAGACGATCAGGGCCGGGGCGGTTCCAGGTTCATGCATTCCCAGGTGAAAGAAGGCATGGAGATGGTCATCTCCAATCCGGTGAACCTGTTCTCGCTGGATTTGCGCGCCAAAAAGCACCTGATGCTCGCCGGCGGCATCGGCATCACTCCCTTCATGGCGCAGATGCATCAGCTGTCGATGATGGACGGCAACTTCGAGCTGCACTATTCGGTCCGCACTGCTTCGCTCGGCACCTACGCCAAGGAGCTGTCGGAGCGTTACCCGGGCAAGGTGCACATCTATCACGACGACCAGAAAGAGGCGATCGACCTCAAGACCCTGCTCGCCAACCAGCCGCTGGGCACGCACGTCTATGTCTGCGGCCCCAAGGGCATGATCAATTGGGTGCACAGCACTGCCGGGGAAATGGGCTGGCCGCGCGAAGCCGTGCATTCCGAGGAATTCCTGGCGCCTGCCTCCGGCAAGCCTTTCGAGGTGAAATGCGCGGTCTCCAACAAGATCGTTCAGGTCGGCGAGCATCAATCGCTGCTGGAAGCCCTGGAAGCGGCGGGCATCGACGCCCCATACCTCTGCCGCGGCGGCGCCTGCGGCCAGTGCGAGACCAATGTCATCGGCTATGACGGCAAGTTCCTGCACTACGACCACTGGCTGACCGACGAGCAAAAGGCCGGCGGCAAACACATCATGCCCTGCGTGTCGCGCTTTGAAGGCAAGACACTGGTTCTGGACCGCTGA
- a CDS encoding dimethylamine monooxygenase subunit DmmA family protein, with translation MSKTEFPPSITSRPVYGELEARSGSGHLMIADAEGAEAILDLAKSTDAAFWAKAHIIYIPKKTGTKFSSQLEELGAGQYYAGPSYEAAQSRIRRALQDCHMGTQVYLSGTESLMGQAMAEATAAGIPHTAIQTEHRGSTARRMQCVHCKGITEDVTTDPFECSHCGLSLFVRDHYSRRLAAFQGVRVDAEDPGNIPEKVELFK, from the coding sequence ATGTCTAAGACCGAATTCCCCCCTTCCATCACCAGCCGCCCGGTTTACGGCGAGCTTGAGGCCCGCTCCGGCAGTGGCCATCTGATGATTGCCGACGCCGAAGGCGCCGAAGCAATCCTCGATCTGGCCAAATCCACCGACGCGGCATTTTGGGCCAAGGCCCATATCATCTACATCCCCAAGAAGACCGGCACGAAATTCAGCAGCCAGCTGGAGGAACTGGGTGCGGGCCAGTATTACGCCGGGCCGTCCTATGAAGCCGCGCAGAGCCGCATCCGCCGCGCCCTGCAGGATTGCCACATGGGCACGCAGGTGTATCTCTCGGGCACCGAAAGCCTGATGGGGCAAGCCATGGCCGAGGCCACAGCCGCCGGCATTCCGCATACCGCAATCCAGACCGAACACCGCGGCTCCACCGCGCGCCGCATGCAATGCGTGCACTGCAAGGGCATCACCGAGGACGTCACCACCGATCCGTTTGAGTGCAGCCACTGCGGCCTCAGCCTGTTCGTGCGCGATCACTACTCGCGCCGCCTCGCCGCCTTCCAGGGGGTGCGGGTCGACGCTGAGGATCCGGGCAACATCCCCGAGAAAGTGGAGCTGTTCAAATGA
- a CDS encoding GlxA family transcriptional regulator has translation MQRDNTMTLGFLIFPGFPMACLTSAIEPLRAANEIAGSETFRWKLVSETGDSVNASANVAFQPDCALDEADGVDTLFLLSSPQGKFEDPKASNGKLRHLARHGTTMGAVSGGVFPLARSGLLDGHSCSVHWCYKAAFTAEFPSLATVDDVIVLDRRRFTASGAAAMFDLSLKLIERAMGDAVMTEVACWFQHPMVRAEGVRQKIPAFKTDSTADSLPPPVAKAVELFADNLEHPVSIRDAANEIGVSPRQLERSFKAATGQSPAIYYRTLRMNAARQLVMYSRDSITSIANAVGYATSSTLSQHYRDSFGVTPQEERRKVNLFRVQDNRPIPSA, from the coding sequence ATGCAGCGCGATAACACCATGACACTCGGCTTTTTGATTTTTCCCGGCTTTCCAATGGCCTGCCTGACCTCGGCCATCGAACCCCTGCGCGCGGCAAATGAAATTGCCGGCTCTGAAACCTTCCGATGGAAACTGGTGTCCGAAACCGGCGACAGCGTGAACGCCTCCGCCAATGTGGCGTTCCAGCCCGACTGCGCCCTGGACGAGGCCGACGGCGTCGATACGCTGTTCCTCCTGTCCAGCCCGCAAGGCAAATTCGAGGATCCCAAGGCCTCCAACGGCAAGCTGCGCCATCTGGCCCGCCACGGCACCACCATGGGCGCGGTTTCCGGCGGGGTGTTTCCGCTGGCCCGCTCCGGCCTGCTCGACGGGCACAGCTGCTCAGTGCACTGGTGCTACAAGGCAGCCTTCACCGCTGAATTCCCGTCCCTCGCCACTGTCGACGACGTGATCGTGCTGGACCGCCGCCGGTTCACTGCCAGCGGCGCCGCGGCGATGTTCGACCTGTCGCTGAAACTGATCGAGCGCGCCATGGGCGACGCCGTGATGACAGAGGTCGCCTGCTGGTTCCAGCACCCGATGGTCCGGGCTGAGGGCGTGCGTCAGAAAATCCCCGCCTTCAAGACCGACAGCACTGCCGACAGCCTGCCGCCGCCGGTTGCCAAGGCGGTTGAACTGTTTGCCGACAATCTGGAACACCCGGTCTCGATCCGCGATGCCGCCAACGAAATCGGCGTCTCACCGCGCCAGCTGGAACGCAGCTTCAAGGCCGCCACCGGCCAAAGCCCGGCGATCTATTACCGCACATTGCGGATGAACGCCGCCCGCCAGCTGGTGATGTATTCGCGCGACTCGATCACCTCGATCGCCAATGCCGTGGGTTATGCCACGTCCTCCACCCTGTCGCAGCACTACCGCGACAGCTTCGGCGTCACCCCGCAGGAGGAACGCCGCAAGGTGAACCTGTTCCGGGTCCAGGACAACCGGCCGATCCCCTCCGCCTGA
- a CDS encoding DUF3445 domain-containing protein, translated as MTIQFNDETFYGDFTFKNSDWAIKRFPFPFHEDSYMYSVNMEPHKSYRPGSVFERTFDVDEHYVSEMKDRARVLANDPLRCQSLPHMTLAGWDLVELIMEAKAAEYPDLFELHKDGNRWRWINKPLGIDDTFTFLDESTLPYGPMEYITRQTQGDFAVLDQRDDNLWMDAGMVTTQADWSLDFDIGMNFFEWHAPVPKAHEMGIFVRALKFLLNIQQGQPARRLNWTMTVNPLLDTSPENYHKWGVMKQGLTMENIGEKQHLRVELQTFFRLPRSNALVFPIRCYLISFNDLVKVPKWARRLHRVIRDLPEELATYKGFIDNRPLMVEWLSQFDDGTPTSDGIWPDDD; from the coding sequence ATGACCATTCAATTCAACGACGAAACCTTCTACGGCGACTTCACCTTCAAGAACTCGGACTGGGCAATCAAACGCTTCCCCTTCCCGTTCCACGAAGACAGCTACATGTATTCGGTGAACATGGAGCCGCATAAATCCTACCGGCCCGGCTCGGTGTTTGAACGCACCTTCGACGTGGACGAGCACTATGTCTCGGAAATGAAGGACCGCGCCCGGGTGCTGGCAAACGACCCGCTGCGCTGCCAGTCACTGCCGCATATGACGCTGGCGGGCTGGGATCTGGTCGAACTGATCATGGAGGCCAAGGCAGCCGAATACCCGGACCTGTTCGAACTGCACAAGGACGGCAACCGCTGGCGCTGGATCAACAAACCGCTGGGCATCGACGACACTTTCACCTTCCTCGATGAAAGCACATTGCCCTATGGGCCGATGGAATATATCACCCGCCAGACTCAGGGCGACTTTGCGGTGCTCGACCAGCGCGACGACAACCTGTGGATGGATGCCGGCATGGTCACCACCCAGGCCGACTGGTCGCTGGATTTCGATATCGGCATGAACTTCTTCGAATGGCACGCACCGGTCCCGAAAGCGCATGAGATGGGCATTTTCGTCCGTGCCCTGAAGTTCCTCCTGAACATCCAGCAGGGCCAGCCCGCCCGGCGGCTGAACTGGACCATGACGGTCAACCCGCTGCTCGACACCAGCCCTGAGAACTACCACAAATGGGGCGTGATGAAGCAGGGGCTGACGATGGAGAACATCGGCGAGAAGCAGCACCTGCGGGTCGAGCTGCAGACCTTCTTCCGCCTGCCGCGCTCCAACGCGCTGGTGTTCCCGATCCGGTGCTACCTGATCAGTTTCAACGATCTGGTAAAGGTGCCGAAATGGGCGCGCCGCCTGCACCGGGTGATCCGCGACCTGCCGGAGGAACTGGCGACCTACAAGGGCTTCATCGACAACCGCCCGCTGATGGTGGAATGGCTCTCCCAGTTTGACGACGGCACGCCGACCTCCGACGGCATCTGGCCCGACGACGACTGA
- a CDS encoding ABC transporter substrate-binding protein: MTMTSFVHQLTARAALPRLSVGMAESVNIGFLGPLSGPVESWGLPGLNGCRIWEDGLNKAGGVLIGGRRYPIRIHSYDCGYDPERALEGAVELVQNHNVRLMLMLGGDTFAPVRDFLMRNKVLTSTLLPSDLSPDTPYLIAPSEAHPIQNVTGVAWLAENRPELKTVALCSQADLLGLPAQAVYRAAFKAEGKQILREVQYDPGASDPAPVVDPMLESGADILCWCSSYAPMVHAMTEYAHAKGFKGQIISCTMDGYDRLVARTSPDFMEGVVFQFPDFDDPMLREKAFFFNRPHEFYEEYNRRFPGSWSAVSWEYVAILDIWHSAVEKAGSVAPPSVLAAMKQLGHVTHAFGHAEWWGEEIFGISNALVGDWPVVTIQDGKARIAEFKSIPAWLAQHSALLKAEMEGLGQLWHQRLESDAPGSEVSSRAVEV; this comes from the coding sequence ATGACGATGACCAGTTTTGTGCACCAGCTGACCGCCCGCGCGGCGCTGCCGCGACTGTCCGTGGGGATGGCAGAATCAGTGAACATTGGATTCCTCGGCCCGCTTTCGGGGCCGGTGGAGAGCTGGGGGCTGCCCGGACTGAACGGCTGCCGGATCTGGGAGGATGGTCTGAACAAGGCTGGCGGAGTGCTGATCGGCGGCCGCCGTTATCCGATCCGGATCCACTCCTACGATTGCGGCTACGATCCCGAACGCGCGCTGGAAGGCGCGGTTGAACTGGTCCAGAACCACAACGTCAGGCTGATGCTGATGCTGGGCGGCGATACCTTTGCGCCGGTGCGCGACTTCCTGATGCGCAACAAGGTGCTGACCTCCACGCTGCTGCCCAGCGATCTGTCACCCGACACGCCCTATCTGATTGCGCCAAGCGAGGCGCATCCGATCCAGAATGTGACCGGTGTGGCCTGGCTGGCGGAGAACCGGCCGGAGCTGAAGACGGTTGCGCTGTGCAGCCAGGCCGATCTGCTGGGGCTGCCGGCGCAGGCGGTCTACCGGGCGGCGTTCAAGGCCGAGGGCAAGCAGATCCTGCGGGAAGTGCAGTATGACCCGGGTGCCAGTGATCCGGCGCCGGTGGTGGATCCGATGCTGGAGAGCGGCGCCGATATCCTGTGCTGGTGCTCATCCTACGCGCCGATGGTGCATGCGATGACGGAATATGCCCATGCCAAGGGGTTCAAGGGGCAGATCATCAGCTGCACCATGGATGGCTATGACCGTTTGGTGGCGCGGACGTCGCCGGACTTCATGGAAGGTGTGGTGTTCCAGTTCCCGGATTTCGACGATCCGATGCTGCGGGAGAAGGCGTTTTTCTTCAACCGCCCGCATGAGTTCTACGAGGAGTACAACCGGCGTTTTCCCGGCAGCTGGTCAGCGGTGAGCTGGGAGTATGTGGCGATCCTGGATATCTGGCACAGCGCGGTGGAGAAGGCGGGATCGGTCGCGCCGCCGTCGGTGCTGGCAGCGATGAAGCAGCTGGGTCATGTCACCCATGCCTTTGGCCACGCGGAATGGTGGGGTGAGGAAATATTCGGTATTTCCAACGCCTTGGTTGGCGATTGGCCAGTGGTGACAATCCAGGACGGCAAGGCGCGTATTGCGGAGTTCAAGTCGATCCCCGCCTGGCTGGCGCAGCATTCCGCCTTGTTGAAAGCAGAGATGGAGGGGCTGGGGCAGCTGTGGCACCAGCGTCTGGAGAGTGATGCGCCGGGCAGCGAGGTCAGCTCGCGCGCGGTGGAGGTCTGA